The following proteins are encoded in a genomic region of Mobula hypostoma chromosome 25, sMobHyp1.1, whole genome shotgun sequence:
- the nppal gene encoding natriuretic peptide A-like yields MSGNTNFYCGLVVLLLLQVQGRPRSDDSLQALTRLLEDEYGQYFTSEDLNNEAPEMSPAASLPDLNSERSESDLPWDRESREISSRPIFARILKDLNNIPLRFRGRSKKGPSRGCFGVKLDRIGAMSGLGC; encoded by the exons ATGAGCGGAAACACGAATTTCTACTGCGGACTCGTGGTCCTGCTCCTGCTGCAAGTTCAAGGCAGACCGAGATCTGATGACAGCCTGCAG GCTCTGACCAGACTACTGGAAGATGAATATGGACAGTATTTCACTTCGGAAGACCTGAACAATGAAGCACCAGAAATGTCGCCAGCCGCTTCCCTTCCTGACCTCAACAGCGAGCGGTCGGAGTCGGATCTCCCCTGGGACCGGGAATCCCGGGAGATCTCCAGCCGGCCCATCTTCGCGCGAATCCTGAAAGACCTCAACAACATCCCCCTCCGGTTTAGAGGCAGAAGCAAAAAAGGCCCATCTCGGGGCTGTTTCGGGGTGAAACTGGATAGAATCGGGGCCATGAGCGGCCTGGGCTGTTAG